TGTCAGCTTCTGTCACGGTTTTTGAAAAAACATCGGTCATGCCAACGTCGATCTCATCGTATGAATAGCCGTAAAGCTCTTCCATGGTCTTTTCCTCATCAACTTAATTATTAACTTGTGCAGCGCACTATATACGGAAGTAAATTTCTGCCAAAGTGAAAATTCCCCCTTTTCAGGATTGAAAAGAATGTTTCATAATGCGCCCGTTATGCTCAAGAGACCGTTTTTCATATTCGCCCTGATCTTTCTGGCAATCAGTCACCCTGTACAGGCCGAAAAAATATTGCCTGCCCCGTCCATGATCTTGCCCATCGAATGTGAACTGGGCTGGAACTGCTGGATTGCCAATTATGTCGATCATGAGCGCGGGCCACAAACCAAAGACTATACCTGCGGTACACAAACCTACAACGCCCACAAGGGAACGGATTTCATGATCCGGAATTTTCGTGATATGCAGGCCGGTGTCGTGGTGCGTGCCGTCAGCGATGGCATTGTTGTGGGCACACGCGATCACATGAAAGACATCGATTATCGCAAACTGCCTAAAGAAAAAATCGCCAAAAAACAATGTGGCAACGGGGTGCGCCTTGAACATAAAAACGGCTGGATCACCAAATATTGCCATTTGCGCAAAAACAGTGTGAAGGTCAAAAAAGGCGACCAGGTTAAGCAAGGCGATATTATCGGGTTGGTTGGACATTCCGGCATGGCGACCTTTCCCCACCTTCATTTTCAGGTGGAATATATCCCCAAAGGATCAACCCAACGCCAAGGATATGTTGTTGACCCCTTTGTTGGCATTTCACGCAGTGCCCCTTGCGAAATCGGGGCGAAACCTTTATGGCCCCCCTCACTCTTGCATGACCTCACCTATCGCAAACTCGATATTTTTGACATGGGTTTTGCCGCAACACAGCCTAAACAATCTGGCCTTGCCCAGGGTCTTTATGATGATGAAACCCTGTCTATTCGTTCGCCCAAGCTTTTCTTATGGGGGCGCTTTCTTCATGTGAAAAAAGGCGATAGCCTGACGTTTCAAATCACAGCTCCCGACGATTCTGTCTTGCTGG
This sequence is a window from Terasakiella sp. SH-1. Protein-coding genes within it:
- a CDS encoding M23 family metallopeptidase, which translates into the protein MFHNAPVMLKRPFFIFALIFLAISHPVQAEKILPAPSMILPIECELGWNCWIANYVDHERGPQTKDYTCGTQTYNAHKGTDFMIRNFRDMQAGVVVRAVSDGIVVGTRDHMKDIDYRKLPKEKIAKKQCGNGVRLEHKNGWITKYCHLRKNSVKVKKGDQVKQGDIIGLVGHSGMATFPHLHFQVEYIPKGSTQRQGYVVDPFVGISRSAPCEIGAKPLWPPSLLHDLTYRKLDIFDMGFAATQPKQSGLAQGLYDDETLSIRSPKLFLWGRFLHVKKGDSLTFQITAPDDSVLLDYTSTIDKDQAYRTLHAGLRKPTLNWDSGVYRGYIKLVRQDENGGRIYKSETTITLK